In Legionella israelensis, the genomic window AGGCCTTGTCAAATAACCAGGGCTTATTGGCAGATTTAGGTAAATTACGAATAAGAATAGATTCAGATAGCTCACGTTATCAGAAAGAACCTGGCTGGATTTTGTGTTTCGCTGTCGACAAACGAGATGACCGGGTTGAAGGACAACAGGAAAAGATAGACTGGATAAGGGCTTATTGTGATATTACAGCCCATCAGTTTAAAGAGTTTGCAAATCAGTTGGGATTAGATGCAACCTTCTTTAAAGATGCCGAAGGTACGTGCTTTGCTCATGGAGAGAAATACAGTGTTGAATCCGCATGCGTAAAAATCAATGATTTTGTTTCTCTCGATCAACTTCAACCGTTGCTGCTCTGGCTAATTTATAAAAATCTTTACTCGAGAGAAGATGCAACAAAAGTCTTTGAAGATTATAAAAATGCTTTAGGACAACAACAAATCCCTACCCCTGATTGGACTAATTTACTCAATCAGCTCTCCTGGAAAGAATACGCGCTTGAAAAACTGGACGCTTTAATCAAAGAATTAAAAAGCGAAACAAAGGGATTAAAAGGATTTTTTTTACCGAATCAAGAAAGAAAAGAATTCAAGATTATGTATTTAGAGGCATTACATGATGCTGTAAACCATGCAGATGAAAATGAGCCCTTTAATGATATTTTAAATAGCGTAAACGATTCAAAAAAAGACATAAAAGCATCTGCTTTAAAAGGAACGTTTTCTCACAGAGTAAGGGATGTTATTAAGGACATCCAAAATTATGCGAGTGGTAACTGGACAAAGGATAAAAAGGCCGCAGAACCACCTTACCCGGGACCGGCAGGTTATAAGCGTATTTAAGCCCTGTCCAGCTTTTGAGACCGGAACACATCCATCAATCCAATTATATCCGACATCAATTTTTGGTGACCATAAATTTCTTGAAAAACGGTATGCCATATAATCAAAAAACATCATCAAATTATCTGGCAGTTTCTCGCTGTAGCAGTCATCGATAAGATGATGGGCAAAATCAACTTCAGAATCATAACAACCATGATATTGATCTTCTATCATCACCCTGGCAGCCTCAAGGCCATAATCAGCAATTAATGCCTGACCTAGTTCTTCATGCTCAGAAATAAACTCAGCATATTCCGTTATCGTGCTGATAGACTCAAAGTCATGAATCTCAATATCACCGAATCCTTGATAATCATGGATTGCCCAGTCACCTGGATCTGAAACTGGGCTGTCATCAAGCATGGCTTGAATTTCTTCCATAATTGCATCTTCAGATTGATTTGCATCAACCCATTGACCATGCAGGTAGCCGCTATTATAAGATGAGTAGGTAGGAACACTGCATTGCTGCAGCATTCCCCCATAAAAACCGTACGTGCGAGTTTCCCCGCATACGGCTTCAATCACAGATACAGTATTATAACTATACCTTTCCTAAGCTAGCTTGAGCTAGCCGACAACATTACAGTTTTAACGACTGACAGTTTGGACTTCTCTGAGAGGTTTGAAGCATTTTCTCAAATGTTCTTTTCTCAAAGTATTGGTCAAACTCAGGAAGGTAAGGATTCGCTGAGCTCATTATCTTTTTATGACGAACTATTTTGGTGTCCGTTGCAAAGCGCAATGTGATCAGTTTGTGGTTACTTTCCTTTGTTTTCACCATACAGGCGAATGTCATATTTCGACGATTTTCTATGGCAGTATAGTATCGTCGCATTACCCATTTAAGGCCTTTATTTCGATGTCGCCTACATGCCCAATGCCATAACGTGTGCCAGATGAAGTTATCTACTTTGGCGAAGTTTCCTTGGCCACTATATGACGATGATAATTTGCCCAACCCTGAATAATAGGGTTTAAAATACCTATTACCTCGTGTTGCTTAGCTGTACGCAATTTTATTATCATTGATTTTACCTTCCGCTTAAATGTCTTAACATTTTTCACTGATGGTTTTATCAGAAGTTTTTCGTTGGGATTTCCCAAGCGGTACTTCCGTACATTCTGACCAAGAAAATCAAATCCTTCTTTAATATGCGTTACCTTGGTTTTTTGCTCAGAGAGCAGTAAACCTCGTTTTGCCAGAAAACTTCTGATCAGTGGTTTGACTTCATTTTCAAGAAGTTCTTTTGATTTTCCTGTGATTATGAAGTCGTCAGCATATCTTACGAAGTGTACTTGGTGTTTACGGGTACGAGAGCTGTGTCCATCGTATCGCAATGATCCAAATTTTATTGCGAGCAACTTTTCCAGACCATCCAGTACCAAGTTAGCTAAAGTAGGGGAGATTATTCCACCTTGAGGTGTACCCTCGTAGGTAGGAAATAGACTTCCTTTCTCAACATATCCCGCTTTAAGCCAGAGTTGGAGTATTTTCTTGTCTAACAGAATGTTATCAAGTATCCAATCATGACTGATATTATCAAAGCACCCTTTGATATCGCCTTCTAGCACCCATTGAGCAGCTCCCTTACGAGAAAGCATGATAAAGAGGTGGCTGATAGCATCTTGCGCAGAACGATATGACCTAAAACCATAAGAGTTCCCATCTGCAGTGGTTTCAGAAACAGGATCTAGTGCAAGTAAATATAAAGCTTGCATAGCTCTGTCCTTCATTGCAGGAATGCCTAGCGGTCTTCTGGTGCCATTTGATTTTGGGATATATACTCGTTTGAGAGGTTGTGGGCGATACCCACGTCTCTTAAGTTGAGTAATGGCTTTCGATTTGGCTTTAGAAGTTGACCAGATTTTTCCATCAACTCCCGCTGTCGTTTTACCTTTATTTTCTGTAACACGTTTTACAGCAATAGCTTTTGCTGAAAACGAGTGAGTGAGCAGCCATTGCAAGGATTTGACCTTACGCCAGCGTTTCTCTCGTGTTGCCTTCGCGATACGACGCTGCAGTTTCTTAACTTCTTCATGGCAAGTATGCCAATTAATGGGATGCCATATATCCGATGTAGGAGCCGCATCCTCATCATTTAATTTTGATTTGGTCATTTGCTTGTCTCCTTAAAAAGAAATTCTATAGTTATCTCGCGATGTTGACCAAGACTAAGTGGGCAGGCTTTCACCTTAGAACATAAATTCCTATCTTTTCCATTATAGAAAAGCATTTGCTTTTTAGTCTATCTTCTGCCCGCTCCTGCAACAGTTTTCCTTACGGTTAACCTGCCTTATGAATAAGGCACAGAATCGGGTTTACCTCGTTCCACCTACATGACAAGGAGGGGTTAGGTTCTACCTCTTCACCGTGCATGTTGATTGTCCCTGCAACCCAAGTCTGGATCTGGGTTGACCCATGCGTGCCGTTTTGGCTTGAGCTTATCAGCTTCTTTAGCTCATCGTCGCTCACGATGTTTATCAGTAGTTCACACTTTCGTTAACCATACCCACCAGCCTAGCCTTATCCCAGATGAACCTTCTAGGTTCATAGTCTACTTGTCAGCAAATCTATGACATCCACAAAAGTGAATTTCAGTACATTGTCATTCGAGCTTCGCACATCGCTGTTACCGGCCATGCACGTCGAACTAGGCTACTATGAAGGGAATCATAGGTACTCTAAAAGTCCAGCCTCGAGAAATAATATAAGATATCGAAGCATAAACAATTCATACAATCACATAGGCGACCTCGAGTCGCACCCAAACAAGCGACATAGATTTCCGATTTATCCATTGGGGTTGTTCTCCTTGAAAATGATAATCAGAGAGCAAGCCCCTGCGGGAATTTACTCCCGCGCTGGGTTTGATTAAAACGGTATTTCTTCTGATTCTGTCTGCAACATTTCCCGCATTTGTGCCATATGGCTTTCTGCGGTTTTGTTGGCAGTCTCATTAGTTGGTTTGGATTGGCCAAGAAGTTGAATACTATTTACCACAACACTGAGGCTATGACGGGTATTGCCATCGCCATCAGTCCAATGGTTGGAACGCAACTTACCTTCAACATAAACTTGCGATCCTTTCTGTAAATACTCAGCAACTTTGGTCAATTTGCCAAACATCACCAGTTGATGCCACTCAACTCTGGTTTGCCATTCGTCATTCTGTTTGAATGATTCATTGGTTGCCAGAGTGGCTGTGACAAAAGACTGACCGTTTTGGCTGGTGATGGTTTTTGGTTCTGCGCCCAAGTTGCCAATCAGTTGTACCTTATTTAATGATGCTGTCATTGTGTTCTCCCGTTAGTGAAAAAGTCCGCACAACAGAAAAAGCACCGCATAAAGCAGTTTTTTCCTGTTATGCGGTTAAAAAATAAGATTAAACAACAGCAAGGG contains:
- a CDS encoding single-stranded DNA-binding protein, coding for MTASLNKVQLIGNLGAEPKTITSQNGQSFVTATLATNESFKQNDEWQTRVEWHQLVMFGKLTKVAEYLQKGSQVYVEGKLRSNHWTDGDGNTRHSLSVVVNSIQLLGQSKPTNETANKTAESHMAQMREMLQTESEEIPF
- a CDS encoding antirestriction protein ArdA, with product MIEAVCGETRTYGFYGGMLQQCSVPTYSSYNSGYLHGQWVDANQSEDAIMEEIQAMLDDSPVSDPGDWAIHDYQGFGDIEIHDFESISTITEYAEFISEHEELGQALIADYGLEAARVMIEDQYHGCYDSEVDFAHHLIDDCYSEKLPDNLMMFFDYMAYRFSRNLWSPKIDVGYNWIDGCVPVSKAGQGLNTLITCRSRVRWFCGLFILCPVTTRIILDVLNNIPYSVRKRSF